A single genomic interval of Trichosurus vulpecula isolate mTriVul1 chromosome 6, mTriVul1.pri, whole genome shotgun sequence harbors:
- the PRDM8 gene encoding PR domain zinc finger protein 8 isoform X1, translating into MEDTGVQRGAWDGDAKAVQQCLTDIFTSVYTTCDIPENAIFGPCVLSHTSLYDSIAFIALKSTDKRTVPYIFRVDTSAANGSSEGLMWLRLVQSARDKEEQNLEAYIKNGQLFYRSLRRIAKDEELLVWYGKDLTDLLLLCSSRSHSKMNGSPPYTCLDCSQRFQFEFPYVAHLRFRCPKRLHSADTGSHNEQDGGGCTKEHSGGGGGCGDSGGGGGGGGSVAKDQQQQEATLGPGPKYCKPPTIPIHHYQTSQDSSNTSAPGAGSGVKPSTDFHNLARELENSRGGRSCSPPRSLGSRVSGSGSGHQEVELSPNNNATCALHPATPSGGSGSGGGAGGGSSSIKSKRKYPEELEEGSRGGVVLVGGRGRFAERPQPASKEDLVCTPQQQYRATGSYFSLEENGRLFAPPSPETGEAKRSAFVEVKKASRAVGGTSGLLQEEEEAAAEGATSSGEDKDLGAGAGGLASNTSSPASSSSSSSPSGPEKLLGARPGGPLSARLEGASPARGSAFTTVPQLGGSAGAGSGGSGPNAGAGQGSVPDERKSAFSQPARTFSQMPPLVLGQKLGSLEPCHPGEGVGPTRLYPADPLAVKLQSAAADLNGACAPLQNGGGLPKQSPFLYATTFWPKSSAAAAAAAAAAAGPLQLQLPSALTLLPPSFTSLCLPAQNWCAKCNASFRMTSDLVYHMRSHHKKEYAMEPLVKRRREEKLKCPICNESFRERHHLSRHMTSHN; encoded by the exons ATGGAGGATACCGGTGTCCAAAGGGGCGCCTGGGATGGAGATGCCAAGGCCGTTCAGCAGTGTCTGACGGATATTTTTACCAGCGTTTACACCACCTGCGACATCCCAGAAAACGCGATATTCGGTCCCTGCGTTCTAAGCCACACTTCTTTGTACGACAGTATAGCTTTTATAGCTCTCAAGTCCACGGACAAGAGAACAGTTCCTTATATATTCCGG GTGGACACCTCAGCCGCAAATGGTTCCTCAGAAGGTCTAATGTGGCTTCGCCTGGTTCAGTCAGCTAGAGATAAAGAGGAGCAGAACCTggaagcctacatcaaaaacggACAGTTATTTTACCGATCCCTCCGAAGGATTGCCAAAGACGAGGAGTTGCTTGTCTGGTATGGGAAGGACCTCACTGATCTTCTTTTGCTCTGCTCCTCTAGATCCCACAGCAAAATGAATG GGTCTCCGCCTTACACATGCCTGGACTGCAGCCAACGTTTCCAGTTCGAGTTCCCCTACGTGGCGCACCTGCGCTTCCGCTGCCCCAAGAGACTGCACAGCGCTGACACCGGCTCGCACAATGAGCAGGACGGCGGAGGCTGCACAAAGGAACACAGTGGAGGAGGTGGAGGCTGTGGCGACAGTGgtggaggcggcggcggcggtggcagcGTGGCCAAGGACCAACAGCAGCAGGAGGCTACTTTGGGACCTGGACCCAAGTATTGCAAACCACCCACCATTCCCATCCACCACTACCAGACATCCCAGGACAGCAGCAACACCTCTGCGCCAGGCGCGGGAAGCGGCGTCAAACCGTCTACGGATTTCCACAACTTAGCCCGAGAGCTGGAAAACTCCCGTGGGGGCCGCAGCTGCTCTCCTCCCCGAAGTCTAGGCAGCCGAGTCAGCGGCAGTGGCAGCGGCCACCAGGAGGTGGAGCTGAGCCCAAACAACAACGCCACCTGCGCTCTGCACCCTGCCACGCCAAGTGGAGGGAGCGGGAGTGGTGGCGGTGccggtggcggcagcagcagcatcaaATCGAAGAGAAAATATCCAGAGGAGCTGGAGGAGGGCAGCCGTGGCGGGGTGGTACTGGTGGGGGGCCGAGGCCGCTTTGCTGAGCGGCCCCAGCCGGCCTCCAAGGAGGACCTGGTGTGCACCCCGCAGCAGCAGTACCGCGCGACGGGTAGCTACTTCAGCCTGGAGGAAAACGGCCGCCTCTTCGCCCCACCCAGTCCGGAGACTGGCGAGGCCAAGCGCAGCGCCTTCGTGGAGGTGAAAAAGGCCTCTAGGGCTGTCGGGGGAACCTCGGGGCTCctgcaagaggaggaggaggcggcagCCGAAGGGGCTACGAGCTCTGGAGAGGACAAGGATCTTGGTGCGGGCGCCGGAGGCTTAGCCAGCAATACTTCTTCCCCcgcatcttcctcctcctcttcttcgcCGTCGGGCCCGGAGAAGCTCCTGGGAGCTCGGCCCGGGGGCCCGCTGTCCGCCCGTCTGGAGGGAGCCAGCCCGGCCCGGGGCAGCGCCTTCACCACGGTGCCACAGCTCGGTGGCAGCGCGGGCGCGGGCAGCGGAGGATCGGGCCCCAACGCAGGGGCCGGCCAGGGCTCAGTCCCGGACGAACGCAAAAGCGCCTTCTCGCAGCCCGCGCGAACCTTCTCCCAAATGCCTCCCCTCGTTTTGGGCCAGAAGCTGGGCTCGTTGGAGCCATGCCACCCCGGGGAAGGCGTGGGCCCCACCAGACTCTACCCTGCAGACCCTCTGGCAGTGAAACTTCAGAGCGCGGCAGCGGACCTGAATGGGGCCTGCGCGCCGCTGCAGAATGGCGGGGGCCTTCCCAAACAGAGCCCCTTCTTGTACGCCACCACCTTCTGGCCCAAGAGCTCGGCGGCCGCGGCGGCAGCCGCCGCAGCCGCAGCCGGACCCCTGCAGCTGCAGCTGCCTTCCGCGCTCACGCTGCTGCCTCCATCCTTCACGTCTCTCTGCCTGCCCGCGCAGAACTGGTGCGCCAAGTGCAACGCGTCCTTTCGCATGACTTCCGACCTGGTGTACCATATGCGGTCACACCACAAAAAGGAGTATGCGATGGAGCCTTTGGTGAAGAGACGGAGAGAGGAGAAACTCAAATGCCCGATTTGCAACGAATCCTTCAGGGAGCGCCACCACTTATCAAGGCACATGACCTCGCATAATTGA
- the PRDM8 gene encoding PR domain zinc finger protein 8 isoform X2 has translation MEDTGVQRGAWDGDAKAVQQCLTDIFTSVYTTCDIPENAIFGPCVLSHTSLYDSIAFIALKSTDKRTVPYIFRVDTSAANGSSEGLMWLRLVQSARDKEEQNLEAYIKNGQLFYRSLRRIAKDEELLVWYGKDLTDLLLLCSSRSHSKMNGSPPYTCLDCSQRFQFEFPYVAHLRFRCPKRLHSADTGSHNEQDGGGCTKEHSGGGGGSVAKDQQQQEATLGPGPKYCKPPTIPIHHYQTSQDSSNTSAPGAGSGVKPSTDFHNLARELENSRGGRSCSPPRSLGSRVSGSGSGHQEVELSPNNNATCALHPATPSGGSGSGGGAGGGSSSIKSKRKYPEELEEGSRGGVVLVGGRGRFAERPQPASKEDLVCTPQQQYRATGSYFSLEENGRLFAPPSPETGEAKRSAFVEVKKASRAVGGTSGLLQEEEEAAAEGATSSGEDKDLGAGAGGLASNTSSPASSSSSSSPSGPEKLLGARPGGPLSARLEGASPARGSAFTTVPQLGGSAGAGSGGSGPNAGAGQGSVPDERKSAFSQPARTFSQMPPLVLGQKLGSLEPCHPGEGVGPTRLYPADPLAVKLQSAAADLNGACAPLQNGGGLPKQSPFLYATTFWPKSSAAAAAAAAAAAGPLQLQLPSALTLLPPSFTSLCLPAQNWCAKCNASFRMTSDLVYHMRSHHKKEYAMEPLVKRRREEKLKCPICNESFRERHHLSRHMTSHN, from the exons ATGGAGGATACCGGTGTCCAAAGGGGCGCCTGGGATGGAGATGCCAAGGCCGTTCAGCAGTGTCTGACGGATATTTTTACCAGCGTTTACACCACCTGCGACATCCCAGAAAACGCGATATTCGGTCCCTGCGTTCTAAGCCACACTTCTTTGTACGACAGTATAGCTTTTATAGCTCTCAAGTCCACGGACAAGAGAACAGTTCCTTATATATTCCGG GTGGACACCTCAGCCGCAAATGGTTCCTCAGAAGGTCTAATGTGGCTTCGCCTGGTTCAGTCAGCTAGAGATAAAGAGGAGCAGAACCTggaagcctacatcaaaaacggACAGTTATTTTACCGATCCCTCCGAAGGATTGCCAAAGACGAGGAGTTGCTTGTCTGGTATGGGAAGGACCTCACTGATCTTCTTTTGCTCTGCTCCTCTAGATCCCACAGCAAAATGAATG GGTCTCCGCCTTACACATGCCTGGACTGCAGCCAACGTTTCCAGTTCGAGTTCCCCTACGTGGCGCACCTGCGCTTCCGCTGCCCCAAGAGACTGCACAGCGCTGACACCGGCTCGCACAATGAGCAGGACGGCGGAGGCTGCACAAAGGAACACA gcggcggcggcggtggcagcGTGGCCAAGGACCAACAGCAGCAGGAGGCTACTTTGGGACCTGGACCCAAGTATTGCAAACCACCCACCATTCCCATCCACCACTACCAGACATCCCAGGACAGCAGCAACACCTCTGCGCCAGGCGCGGGAAGCGGCGTCAAACCGTCTACGGATTTCCACAACTTAGCCCGAGAGCTGGAAAACTCCCGTGGGGGCCGCAGCTGCTCTCCTCCCCGAAGTCTAGGCAGCCGAGTCAGCGGCAGTGGCAGCGGCCACCAGGAGGTGGAGCTGAGCCCAAACAACAACGCCACCTGCGCTCTGCACCCTGCCACGCCAAGTGGAGGGAGCGGGAGTGGTGGCGGTGccggtggcggcagcagcagcatcaaATCGAAGAGAAAATATCCAGAGGAGCTGGAGGAGGGCAGCCGTGGCGGGGTGGTACTGGTGGGGGGCCGAGGCCGCTTTGCTGAGCGGCCCCAGCCGGCCTCCAAGGAGGACCTGGTGTGCACCCCGCAGCAGCAGTACCGCGCGACGGGTAGCTACTTCAGCCTGGAGGAAAACGGCCGCCTCTTCGCCCCACCCAGTCCGGAGACTGGCGAGGCCAAGCGCAGCGCCTTCGTGGAGGTGAAAAAGGCCTCTAGGGCTGTCGGGGGAACCTCGGGGCTCctgcaagaggaggaggaggcggcagCCGAAGGGGCTACGAGCTCTGGAGAGGACAAGGATCTTGGTGCGGGCGCCGGAGGCTTAGCCAGCAATACTTCTTCCCCcgcatcttcctcctcctcttcttcgcCGTCGGGCCCGGAGAAGCTCCTGGGAGCTCGGCCCGGGGGCCCGCTGTCCGCCCGTCTGGAGGGAGCCAGCCCGGCCCGGGGCAGCGCCTTCACCACGGTGCCACAGCTCGGTGGCAGCGCGGGCGCGGGCAGCGGAGGATCGGGCCCCAACGCAGGGGCCGGCCAGGGCTCAGTCCCGGACGAACGCAAAAGCGCCTTCTCGCAGCCCGCGCGAACCTTCTCCCAAATGCCTCCCCTCGTTTTGGGCCAGAAGCTGGGCTCGTTGGAGCCATGCCACCCCGGGGAAGGCGTGGGCCCCACCAGACTCTACCCTGCAGACCCTCTGGCAGTGAAACTTCAGAGCGCGGCAGCGGACCTGAATGGGGCCTGCGCGCCGCTGCAGAATGGCGGGGGCCTTCCCAAACAGAGCCCCTTCTTGTACGCCACCACCTTCTGGCCCAAGAGCTCGGCGGCCGCGGCGGCAGCCGCCGCAGCCGCAGCCGGACCCCTGCAGCTGCAGCTGCCTTCCGCGCTCACGCTGCTGCCTCCATCCTTCACGTCTCTCTGCCTGCCCGCGCAGAACTGGTGCGCCAAGTGCAACGCGTCCTTTCGCATGACTTCCGACCTGGTGTACCATATGCGGTCACACCACAAAAAGGAGTATGCGATGGAGCCTTTGGTGAAGAGACGGAGAGAGGAGAAACTCAAATGCCCGATTTGCAACGAATCCTTCAGGGAGCGCCACCACTTATCAAGGCACATGACCTCGCATAATTGA